CAAAAACAGCTTCAAGAATATTTTGAAGGAAAAAGAAAAACTTTTGATTTAAAGCTTGATCTTCAAGGAAGTGATTTCAGAAAAAAAGTATGGAATGAACTTTTAAAAATTCCATATGGAGAAACAATTTCTTATGGTGAGCAAGCTAAGAGAATAGGAAATCCAAAAGCAGCAAGAGCAGTTGGGCAGGCAAATGGAGATAATCCAATACTTATAATAATTCCATGTCATAGAGTGATAGGGAAAAAAGGTACAATGAACGGCTTCAGTTCCTGTGGAGGAATAAAAACAAAAGAATATCTGCTTGAACTGGAAAAAAATAACATATAAGGGAGAAAATTAATGGAACATACATTAAAGAATGATTTTTTAGAAGTTAAAATAAATAGTTTCGGTTCAGAACTTACAAGTATAAAAGATTTAAAAACAAATGAAGAATATATGTGGCAGAAAGATCCTAAATTCTGGGCAAAATCTTCTCCTGTATTATTTCCTTTTGTAGGAGGATTAAAAGACAGCAGATATTCATATAGAGATAAAACTTATGAATTTCCTTTTAAACATGGTTTTGCTAGAGACTATGAACATAAGGTGTCAGATGAAGGAGAAAACTTTATAGAATTTGTATTTAGTTCAAACGAAAACACTAAAAAACTTTATCCTTTTGAATTTAATTTTTTCATGAAATATGTTTTAGAAGGAAGAAAATTAAGAATAGAATATAGAGTGGAAAATTTAGGAGAAGAAGAAATGTATTTTTCTCTTGGAG
The DNA window shown above is from Fusobacterium perfoetens and carries:
- a CDS encoding methylated-DNA--[protein]-cysteine S-methyltransferase is translated as MKGIDYLEHKDLGYFIIKEERDGISSVTLTDKKPEIFIIKSPETEKCQKQLQEYFEGKRKTFDLKLDLQGSDFRKKVWNELLKIPYGETISYGEQAKRIGNPKAARAVGQANGDNPILIIIPCHRVIGKKGTMNGFSSCGGIKTKEYLLELEKNNI